A DNA window from Staphylococcus warneri contains the following coding sequences:
- a CDS encoding aldose epimerase family protein: MNVEIEHQRYGVDLIKIDNEETKIVFTNYGARIVSWKYHDNNIVLGNVVEADEFYFDNPFRFGATVGRYGGRISNATFNLEGETYQLEANDGQHHIHGGSHGLDSKLFDYEVVDDLGHVKIIFKTTLKEADDHYPGDMEIKVTHTYDANHCWTIQYEAISTKTTLFNPMNRVYFNLNRDNNVIDNHRVSSSKLNMYPLNEDHMISSDNTLDIQQIFNKDAIYFKDIFESSHEPISQQVSQFNGLDHPFKVGEQQLSIDNDEFQLDVKTDMPYVILYTFNQPKNWKSYANIYKAHSGLTIEAQYLPNDINLYGDQASSILKANEMFYSQTSYQIHEK, from the coding sequence CATCAAAGATATGGTGTAGACTTAATTAAAATTGATAATGAAGAAACCAAAATTGTATTTACAAATTATGGTGCGAGAATTGTGTCATGGAAATATCATGACAACAATATTGTATTAGGGAATGTTGTTGAAGCGGATGAATTTTATTTTGATAATCCATTTAGATTTGGGGCGACTGTTGGACGATATGGTGGTCGTATTTCAAATGCGACTTTTAATTTAGAAGGAGAAACATATCAATTAGAAGCTAATGATGGCCAACATCATATTCACGGTGGTAGTCATGGTTTAGATTCTAAATTATTTGACTATGAAGTTGTAGACGATTTAGGACATGTCAAAATCATTTTCAAAACAACGTTAAAAGAAGCAGATGATCATTATCCAGGGGATATGGAAATTAAAGTCACTCATACATATGATGCGAATCATTGTTGGACAATTCAATATGAAGCTATATCAACGAAAACTACTTTGTTTAACCCTATGAACCGCGTTTATTTTAATCTTAATCGAGATAATAACGTTATTGATAATCATCGAGTGTCTAGCTCTAAATTGAATATGTATCCATTAAATGAGGATCATATGATTAGTTCAGACAACACGTTAGATATACAACAGATATTTAATAAGGACGCCATATATTTTAAAGACATTTTTGAAAGTAGCCATGAGCCGATATCACAACAAGTGTCTCAATTTAATGGTTTAGATCATCCGTTCAAAGTAGGGGAACAACAATTATCAATAGATAATGATGAGTTTCAATTAGATGTTAAAACGGATATGCCTTACGTCATATTATATACATTTAATCAACCGAAAAACTGGAAAAGTTATGCAAATATTTATAAAGCACATTCGGGTTTGACAATCGAGGCACAGTATTTGCCAAATGATATTAACTTATATGGTGATCAAGCTTCATCAATATTAAAAGCGAATGAAATGTTTTATTCACAAACGAGCTATCAAATTCATGAGAAATAA
- the hutI gene encoding imidazolonepropionase, translating into MNDLIIQNIKELILPKSTDRPLKGAELDQLDVIENGTVVVNDGKIVYSGPHTDKYDAEQVIDATGKVVSPSLIDAHTHLVFGGSREHEMSLKRQGKSYLEILESGGGILSTVKATRDISEEDLFKKAEHDLLTMIQHGVLGVESKSGYGLDKENELKQLRVSNRLAEKYGLDMRHTFLGPHAVPKEAESNEAFLNEMIELLPEVKEYADFADIFCETGVFSVEESKHYMQKAKEAGFKVKIHADEIDPLGGLELAIDENAISADHLVASSAEGKAKLKNSDTVAVLLPATTFYLDKNDYADARGMLDNDGAIAIATDYNPGSSVTNNLQLAMAIAALKLKLSPNEVWNAVTVNAAKAIDLDAGTINEGDKANIVIWNAPNHEYIPYHFGINHAQKVIKDGRVIVDNEFSLD; encoded by the coding sequence ATGAACGATTTAATTATTCAAAACATTAAAGAGCTTATTTTACCAAAATCAACTGATCGTCCTTTAAAAGGTGCGGAACTTGATCAATTAGATGTGATTGAAAATGGTACGGTAGTTGTGAACGACGGTAAAATTGTATATTCAGGACCACATACTGATAAATATGATGCTGAACAAGTGATTGATGCTACAGGTAAAGTAGTGTCACCATCATTGATTGATGCACACACGCACTTAGTTTTCGGTGGCTCAAGAGAACATGAAATGTCATTAAAACGACAAGGTAAATCTTATTTAGAGATATTAGAATCTGGTGGCGGTATTTTATCAACAGTTAAAGCCACACGTGACATTAGTGAAGAAGATTTATTTAAAAAAGCTGAACACGATTTACTAACAATGATTCAACATGGTGTTTTAGGCGTTGAAAGTAAAAGTGGTTATGGTTTAGATAAAGAAAATGAACTTAAACAATTAAGAGTGTCTAATCGTTTAGCAGAGAAATACGGTTTAGATATGAGACATACATTCTTAGGACCACATGCGGTTCCTAAAGAAGCAGAGTCTAATGAAGCGTTCTTAAATGAGATGATTGAGCTTTTACCAGAAGTAAAAGAATATGCAGACTTTGCAGATATCTTCTGTGAAACGGGTGTATTCTCAGTTGAAGAATCTAAACATTATATGCAAAAAGCGAAAGAGGCAGGATTTAAAGTTAAAATTCATGCTGATGAAATTGATCCACTTGGTGGTCTAGAGTTAGCTATTGACGAAAATGCAATTTCTGCTGATCACCTTGTTGCTTCAAGTGCAGAAGGTAAAGCAAAATTAAAAAATAGTGACACAGTAGCCGTATTATTACCAGCTACGACATTCTATCTAGATAAAAATGATTATGCAGATGCGAGAGGTATGCTAGATAATGATGGTGCTATCGCTATTGCAACAGACTATAACCCTGGTAGCAGTGTTACTAATAACTTACAATTAGCTATGGCCATTGCCGCATTGAAATTAAAATTATCACCAAATGAAGTTTGGAATGCGGTAACAGTTAATGCAGCAAAAGCTATTGATTTAGACGCAGGTACAATTAATGAAGGCGACAAAGCTAATATCGTTATTTGGAATGCGCCAAACCATGAATATATTCCTTATCACTTTGGTATCAACCATGCTCAAAAAGTGATTAAAGATGGTAGAGTAATTGTAGATAATGAATTTTCATTAGATTAA
- a CDS encoding LysR family transcriptional regulator, giving the protein MKIIQLEYFLAVVKYNSFTKAANFLHISQPSLTAAIKKMEADLGYDLFMRTTKDIKITEKGIQFYKYAEDLVESYRSTVEKMYDLNVSSEPRIKMGILESTSQWMANVIRAHHKRYPNQQYRIYEVHDQHQSIEQLTNFNVHFALTNEEIRHQDITSIALYKESYILLTPKDAFPKQKTIQLDDLPLILPNKNSQVRKHLDDYFNRVGIHPNIIMESDRFESATNLVHLGIGYAVIPRFYYQSFNTRNLDYIKIRPNLGRKIYINYLKKRKHSEQVLSLIEQCIDYWNL; this is encoded by the coding sequence ATGAAAATCATTCAATTAGAATATTTTTTAGCCGTTGTAAAATACAATAGTTTTACGAAAGCCGCTAATTTTTTACATATTAGTCAACCTTCCTTAACTGCAGCTATTAAAAAAATGGAAGCTGATTTAGGATACGACTTATTTATGCGTACTACCAAAGATATTAAAATCACTGAAAAAGGGATTCAGTTTTATAAATATGCTGAAGATCTAGTAGAATCCTATCGTTCAACAGTTGAAAAAATGTATGATTTAAATGTGTCTTCGGAACCCCGTATTAAAATGGGCATTTTAGAATCCACGAGTCAATGGATGGCCAATGTCATCCGTGCACATCATAAGCGTTACCCTAATCAGCAATACCGAATTTATGAAGTGCATGATCAACATCAATCCATTGAGCAACTTACCAACTTTAATGTTCATTTTGCCTTAACAAACGAAGAAATACGCCATCAAGATATTACATCGATCGCATTATATAAAGAATCTTATATATTATTAACACCTAAAGATGCATTTCCAAAGCAAAAAACGATTCAATTGGATGACTTACCTTTAATTTTGCCGAATAAAAATTCTCAAGTTCGTAAACACTTAGATGATTATTTTAATAGAGTAGGTATCCACCCTAATATCATTATGGAATCTGATCGTTTTGAATCCGCTACTAATCTAGTCCATTTAGGTATTGGTTATGCGGTTATTCCACGATTTTATTACCAATCATTTAATACACGGAATTTAGACTACATTAAAATACGCCCTAATTTAGGACGCAAAATTTATATTAATTATTTAAAAAAGAGAAAGCACTCTGAACAAGTACTTTCTCTTATTGAACAATGTATTGATTATTGGAATTTATAA
- a CDS encoding ribose 5-phosphate isomerase A: MNDVKQLKMMTLDDVLSQIEDGMTLGIGTGSTIELLVPKIAQLIDEKHYNIIGVCTSNKTAFLAKELNINIVDVNDIDKIDLAIDGADEVDPQLNLIKGGGGALFREKVIDEMADRFVVIADENKVVNYLGETFKLPVEVDKFNWYQVAKKIETIDGVTTERRVTDDVPFTTDNGNYILDCALPKGIDPYEMHEFLIHITGVLETGYFLDVADQAIIGTQQGVKKMNRQV, from the coding sequence ATGAATGATGTAAAACAACTCAAAATGATGACGCTAGATGATGTTTTAAGTCAAATCGAGGATGGTATGACGCTCGGTATTGGCACAGGAAGTACAATTGAATTATTAGTGCCTAAAATCGCTCAACTTATTGATGAAAAACATTATAATATTATCGGAGTATGTACTTCTAATAAGACGGCGTTTTTAGCTAAAGAATTAAATATTAATATTGTTGATGTAAACGATATTGATAAAATCGATTTAGCTATTGATGGTGCTGACGAAGTAGATCCTCAGCTTAACCTTATTAAAGGTGGCGGTGGAGCGCTATTTAGAGAAAAAGTAATCGATGAAATGGCAGACCGCTTTGTGGTTATTGCTGATGAAAACAAAGTTGTTAACTACCTAGGTGAAACATTTAAATTACCGGTTGAAGTAGATAAATTTAATTGGTATCAAGTTGCTAAGAAAATAGAAACAATTGACGGCGTGACAACAGAACGTCGTGTTACGGATGATGTCCCATTTACGACTGATAATGGTAATTATATTTTAGATTGTGCATTACCAAAAGGTATTGATCCTTATGAAATGCATGAATTTTTAATTCACATCACAGGTGTTTTAGAAACAGGTTATTTCCTTGATGTGGCTGACCAAGCAATTATCGGCACACAACAAGGTGTTAAAAAGATGAATCGACAAGTATAA
- a CDS encoding FAD-dependent oxidoreductase, whose protein sequence is MNLEENNNPITIIGGGIGGLTLARVLYVNGIPAKVYESDASRDARTQGGQLDIHEYNGQVALEKANLMDEFRSIIQKGADATRIVNQNGELLLDLPDDESNGRPEVLRGDLRNILIDSLPKDMIEWNKKVDHVEKLDKKQYKVVFRDNTSVTTAQLIGADGAWSKVRNILTDIKPHYSGYTFIETYLYDVDRQYPKTANKVGKGAMYALSPNKGIVAHREAGDILHTYIQMNCDSEWIDSIDFSNGQEATNTIAAEFKGWSPEVTALITQADSSITPRKINALPDTHRWKRQSGITLIGDAAHLMAPSGEGANLAMLDGAELAELIAEHPNDIDKAIALYEEKMFPRSEEEAKESHELLDICLGANSPQSLVDLFNSAQ, encoded by the coding sequence ATGAATTTAGAAGAAAATAATAACCCTATTACAATAATTGGTGGTGGCATCGGTGGTTTAACATTAGCACGTGTACTATATGTGAATGGCATACCTGCTAAAGTGTATGAATCTGATGCATCACGTGACGCACGTACACAAGGTGGACAGTTAGATATACATGAATATAATGGTCAAGTTGCACTGGAAAAAGCAAACTTAATGGATGAATTCCGTTCTATTATTCAAAAAGGCGCTGACGCAACACGTATTGTAAATCAAAATGGTGAATTACTATTAGATTTACCTGACGACGAATCCAATGGCCGACCAGAAGTTTTACGTGGTGATTTAAGAAATATTTTAATCGACTCATTACCAAAAGACATGATTGAATGGAATAAAAAAGTAGACCACGTAGAAAAATTGGATAAAAAACAATATAAAGTTGTATTTAGAGATAACACATCTGTAACAACTGCTCAACTTATTGGTGCAGATGGTGCTTGGTCTAAAGTACGCAATATATTAACTGATATTAAACCACATTATTCTGGTTATACCTTTATTGAAACCTATTTATATGATGTTGATCGTCAATATCCTAAAACAGCTAACAAAGTAGGCAAAGGTGCAATGTATGCTCTATCACCAAATAAAGGTATAGTTGCTCATAGAGAAGCAGGCGATATTTTACACACGTATATTCAAATGAATTGTGATAGCGAATGGATAGATAGCATTGATTTTTCAAATGGCCAAGAAGCAACTAATACTATAGCTGCAGAATTTAAAGGTTGGTCACCAGAAGTCACTGCTTTAATTACTCAAGCGGATAGTTCTATTACACCTCGTAAAATTAATGCTCTACCTGATACACATCGTTGGAAACGTCAATCAGGTATCACATTAATTGGTGATGCTGCACATTTAATGGCACCATCTGGTGAAGGTGCTAATTTAGCAATGTTAGACGGTGCGGAATTAGCGGAATTAATCGCTGAACATCCAAATGATATTGATAAAGCTATTGCTTTATACGAAGAAAAAATGTTCCCTAGAAGTGAGGAAGAAGCTAAAGAATCTCATGAATTATTAGATATTTGTCTAGGTGCAAATAGTCCTCAAAGTTTAGTCGATTTATTCAACAGTGCACAATAA
- the hutG gene encoding formimidoylglutamase has protein sequence MYQLAEPSLWTGRLDSETDAKQFRHFQTIQFNDLRQVELASKQKGVGILGYAIDKGVELNKGRVGAKEGPNAIKKAFAGLPILNQCEQIVDYGNVEHDHDALIDTQKEFAELAAKSIHNHKQTFLLGGGHDIAYAQYLATRQVYPNESIGVINIDAHFDTRDEGESTSGTSFRQILEQDDNADYMVLGISQGGNTQGLFDYAKEKGVSFVYADELLHQVSPPIKDMIERFIHDHDVIMFTICMDVVDSAFAPGVSAPAVLGIYPHTVFELAKRIVPSEKVKSVSIAEMNPKYDQDNRTAKLIANLVHHFLL, from the coding sequence ATGTATCAACTAGCTGAACCAAGCTTATGGACTGGAAGATTAGATAGTGAAACAGATGCCAAACAATTTAGACATTTTCAAACTATCCAATTTAATGACTTAAGACAAGTAGAATTAGCATCTAAACAAAAAGGTGTTGGTATCTTAGGTTATGCGATTGATAAAGGTGTCGAACTAAATAAAGGGCGTGTAGGTGCAAAAGAGGGGCCTAATGCGATTAAAAAAGCGTTCGCTGGCTTACCAATTTTGAATCAATGTGAACAAATCGTTGATTATGGAAATGTCGAGCATGATCATGACGCACTAATTGATACTCAAAAGGAATTTGCAGAATTAGCAGCTAAGTCTATTCATAATCATAAGCAAACATTCTTATTAGGTGGTGGGCATGATATCGCCTATGCACAATATTTAGCGACTAGACAAGTGTATCCTAATGAGTCAATTGGGGTTATTAATATTGATGCCCACTTTGATACACGTGATGAAGGTGAATCCACTTCAGGTACGAGTTTTAGACAAATACTAGAACAAGACGACAATGCAGATTACATGGTATTAGGTATTTCTCAAGGTGGTAACACACAAGGTTTATTCGACTATGCTAAAGAAAAAGGCGTATCATTTGTTTATGCTGATGAATTATTACATCAAGTATCACCACCGATTAAAGATATGATTGAACGTTTTATTCACGATCATGATGTAATCATGTTTACGATTTGTATGGATGTTGTAGATAGTGCCTTTGCTCCAGGTGTTAGTGCTCCAGCAGTCTTAGGCATCTATCCACATACAGTGTTTGAATTAGCAAAACGCATTGTCCCAAGTGAAAAGGTTAAATCAGTAAGTATTGCTGAAATGAACCCTAAATACGATCAAGACAATCGTACAGCGAAACTGATTGCGAATTTAGTGCATCACTTCTTATTATAA
- a CDS encoding CPBP family intramembrane glutamic endopeptidase, with product MKNNRISGFQWAMTIFVFFVVTMALFVILRDFQAAIGVKRFVFDITDLSPFIAAIICLLVFKHKKEQMASLKFTFSLKVIERLLLALIIPLFIFIIGMFCFNTFADSFILLQASDLSVSIFAILIGHLIMAFVVELGFRSYLQHIVETKMNTLFASIVVGIIYSIFNANTTYGLEFAGYHFLYTFAFSMIVGELIRATNGRTIYIATLFHAAMSFGLVFLFSEEIGDLFSMKVIALATTAVGLIYIILSLIIRAIFYKKTNQNLDEVEPNNYLDHVSDDNDNDYTETKHDNSRISDNHDRHKDTLDAQHQDNKYDAQDHGHDSESTDHLKEHTSYKQDRRSSVVSDLQDEIKQTEEHSPNNKY from the coding sequence ATGAAAAACAATCGAATTTCTGGGTTTCAATGGGCAATGACAATATTTGTGTTTTTTGTCGTGACAATGGCCTTATTCGTAATACTTAGAGATTTCCAAGCAGCAATAGGCGTGAAACGTTTTGTATTCGACATTACAGACCTTTCTCCATTTATTGCAGCTATCATATGTCTACTTGTCTTTAAACATAAAAAAGAACAAATGGCGAGTTTAAAATTCACTTTTAGTCTCAAAGTTATTGAGCGTTTATTACTCGCATTAATCATACCTTTATTTATTTTCATTATCGGTATGTTCTGCTTCAATACATTCGCAGATAGTTTCATCCTACTACAAGCATCTGATTTATCTGTGTCAATATTCGCAATTTTAATCGGTCATTTAATCATGGCGTTTGTAGTAGAATTAGGTTTCCGTTCATATTTGCAACATATCGTTGAAACAAAGATGAACACATTATTTGCGAGTATTGTTGTAGGTATCATTTATTCTATCTTTAATGCTAATACAACATACGGTCTTGAGTTCGCAGGCTATCATTTCTTATATACATTTGCTTTCTCAATGATTGTAGGTGAGTTAATTAGAGCTACTAATGGTCGTACCATTTATATTGCTACACTTTTCCACGCAGCAATGTCATTTGGTTTAGTATTCTTGTTTAGTGAAGAAATTGGCGATTTATTCTCTATGAAAGTCATCGCCTTAGCTACGACTGCTGTTGGTTTAATTTATATCATTTTAAGCTTAATCATTCGTGCTATCTTTTATAAAAAGACGAATCAAAATTTAGATGAAGTAGAACCTAATAATTATTTAGATCATGTTAGCGATGATAATGACAATGATTATACTGAAACTAAGCATGATAATAGTAGAATTTCAGATAACCATGATCGTCATAAAGATACATTAGATGCTCAACATCAAGACAATAAGTATGACGCTCAAGATCATGGTCATGACTCTGAGTCAACTGATCATTTAAAAGAACATACATCATATAAACAAGATCGTCGTTCATCCGTTGTTTCTGATTTACAAGATGAAATCAAACAAACTGAAGAACATAGCCCTAACAACAAATATTAA
- a CDS encoding MOSC domain-containing protein encodes MIPVYAISTGKIESLQYKDAKPMQSAINKQPFKDQMWLSKLGFVDDEQAYKDHGGPDKAVCCFSKKNYDMYRGDLLDMPEYAMFGENLTIEDLDENVVYFGNQYQLGDAIIEVSEIREPCWKIQAKYGLSDLVKRMSQSGKTGFYCRVIKEGYVSQHHHLELIKEAELDTQLSVQTLNDIYYNDRKNADRIASALKNPYLSSKRYEKLEKMYQRATK; translated from the coding sequence ATGATACCAGTGTACGCCATTTCGACAGGAAAAATAGAATCACTTCAATACAAAGATGCCAAACCTATGCAATCAGCAATCAATAAACAACCTTTTAAAGATCAAATGTGGCTATCAAAATTAGGATTTGTTGATGATGAACAAGCTTATAAAGATCATGGTGGTCCAGATAAAGCCGTATGCTGTTTTAGTAAAAAGAACTATGACATGTATCGTGGTGATTTACTTGATATGCCAGAGTACGCCATGTTCGGTGAGAATTTGACAATTGAAGATTTAGATGAAAATGTCGTTTATTTCGGTAACCAATATCAATTAGGCGATGCAATTATCGAAGTTTCTGAAATTAGAGAACCCTGTTGGAAAATCCAAGCAAAGTACGGGCTTTCTGACTTGGTTAAACGTATGTCTCAATCAGGCAAAACGGGCTTTTATTGTCGTGTCATTAAAGAAGGATATGTCAGTCAACATCATCACTTAGAATTAATAAAGGAAGCCGAATTAGATACACAACTATCCGTCCAAACATTAAACGACATTTATTATAATGACAGAAAAAATGCAGACAGAATCGCATCAGCATTGAAAAATCCATATTTATCGTCTAAAAGATATGAGAAACTTGAAAAAATGTATCAACGTGCAACAAAATAA
- the hutU gene encoding urocanate hydratase, which translates to MREIHAKKGLDIECKGWEQEAVLRMLYNNLDPEVAEHPEELVVYGGIGKAARNWKAFEAIENTLRDLEADETMLVQSGKPVAVFKTHEEAPRVLISNSVLVPEWANWDHFNELDKKGLMMYGQMTAGSWIYIGSQGIVQGTYETFAELGNQEYQSDLTGTVTLTAGLGGMGGAQPLAVTMNNGVAICVDVDESRVDKRVETKYCDIKTNDLDEALKLAEDARQKGEALSIGLVGNAVDIHKAILDKGFKIDIITDQTSAHDPLNGYVPQGYSVEEAKKLRKEDPKKYVELSQASMAKHVELMLEFQKQGAVAFDYGNNIRQVAYNNGVKDAFDFPGFVPAYIRPLFCEGKGPFRFAALSGDPKDIERADEEMRKLFPDNEKLIRWLDLAEEKISYQGLPSRIAWLGYEERAKMGLALNKLVRDGEISAPIVIGRDHLDSGSVASPNRETEGMRDGSDAVGDWAVLNALINTAAGGSWISFHHGGGVGMGYSLHAGMVVVADGSERADRRLGRVLTTDPGMGVVRHVDAGYDIAIQTAKDKGIKIPMIDEAGDK; encoded by the coding sequence ATGAGAGAAATTCATGCAAAAAAAGGGTTAGATATCGAATGTAAAGGTTGGGAACAAGAAGCAGTACTACGAATGCTATATAATAACTTAGATCCAGAAGTAGCGGAACACCCAGAAGAACTTGTGGTATATGGTGGTATTGGTAAAGCTGCTCGTAATTGGAAAGCCTTTGAAGCAATTGAAAATACATTAAGAGATTTAGAAGCAGATGAAACAATGCTTGTACAATCTGGTAAACCAGTGGCAGTATTTAAAACACATGAAGAAGCGCCACGAGTATTAATTTCCAATTCAGTTTTAGTGCCTGAATGGGCGAACTGGGATCATTTTAATGAATTAGATAAAAAAGGCTTAATGATGTATGGTCAAATGACAGCAGGTAGTTGGATTTATATTGGTTCACAAGGTATCGTTCAAGGTACTTATGAAACATTTGCTGAACTTGGTAATCAAGAATATCAAAGTGATTTAACAGGTACAGTAACACTTACTGCTGGATTAGGTGGTATGGGTGGTGCACAACCACTTGCTGTGACTATGAATAATGGTGTAGCTATTTGTGTAGATGTCGACGAAAGTCGTGTTGATAAACGTGTCGAAACAAAATACTGCGATATCAAGACTAACGATTTAGATGAAGCATTAAAATTAGCTGAAGACGCTAGACAAAAAGGGGAAGCTTTATCTATAGGATTAGTAGGTAATGCAGTAGACATTCACAAAGCTATTTTAGACAAAGGATTTAAAATTGATATTATTACTGACCAAACAAGTGCACATGACCCATTAAATGGTTATGTACCACAAGGATATTCAGTTGAAGAAGCTAAAAAGCTACGTAAAGAAGATCCAAAAAAATACGTAGAATTATCTCAAGCTTCAATGGCTAAACATGTTGAGTTAATGCTTGAATTCCAAAAACAAGGTGCCGTTGCATTTGACTATGGTAACAATATCCGTCAAGTTGCATATAATAACGGAGTAAAAGATGCATTTGATTTCCCAGGATTTGTGCCTGCATATATTAGACCATTATTCTGTGAAGGTAAAGGACCATTCCGCTTTGCAGCATTAAGTGGTGATCCAAAAGATATTGAACGTGCAGATGAAGAAATGAGAAAATTATTCCCGGATAATGAAAAATTAATTCGTTGGTTAGATCTAGCAGAAGAGAAAATTTCTTATCAAGGTTTACCTTCAAGAATTGCATGGTTAGGCTATGAAGAACGTGCCAAAATGGGACTAGCACTTAATAAATTAGTGCGTGATGGTGAAATTTCTGCACCAATTGTTATCGGACGAGATCATTTAGATTCTGGTTCAGTAGCAAGTCCAAACCGTGAAACAGAAGGTATGCGAGATGGAAGTGATGCAGTAGGTGACTGGGCTGTACTTAATGCATTAATTAATACTGCAGCAGGCGGTTCTTGGATTTCATTCCACCATGGCGGTGGCGTAGGTATGGGTTATTCATTACATGCTGGTATGGTTGTTGTAGCAGATGGCTCAGAACGTGCAGATCGTCGATTAGGACGTGTATTAACTACAGATCCGGGTATGGGAGTAGTAAGACATGTTGATGCCGGTTATGACATCGCCATTCAAACGGCTAAAGATAAAGGCATCAAAATTCCAATGATTGATGAAGCAGGTGATAAATAA
- a CDS encoding amidohydrolase has product MTDYTDYVNWRRTFHQFPEISEKEYETTQRLKRILEAHEIKILDLPLDTGLVAEIGQGDQMIAIRTDIDALPINEQVEHEFTSTNQGVMHACGHDIHMASILGVATQLKAQENELNGRVRIIFQAAEELGHGAKKVVATGVLDGVKAVLGFHNYPTMDIGDFAIKKGPITSAVDRFEFDIKGKGAHAAKPEQGNDPTVALGQLINSLQTIVSRNLSAFDNAVVTIGEISCGNTWNVIADQAYVQGTVRSFKPEHRAYIEQRMNEIADGLAQTFNLQVDCRYTRLPGTVINDDELTDIAIEVAEDVGYHVSIMDLPLTIGEDFSGYTETYPGVFAFIGSNSEYDLHHPLFDPDERILEKVPTYFVTLTKRLLNQ; this is encoded by the coding sequence ATGACTGATTATACAGACTATGTGAATTGGCGACGAACATTTCACCAATTCCCTGAAATATCAGAGAAAGAATATGAAACTACACAACGACTTAAACGTATTTTAGAAGCACATGAGATAAAAATTTTAGATTTACCTTTAGATACAGGATTAGTTGCAGAAATAGGACAAGGGGACCAAATGATTGCGATTAGAACTGATATAGATGCGCTACCTATCAATGAGCAAGTCGAACATGAATTTACGTCAACCAATCAAGGTGTCATGCATGCATGTGGTCATGATATTCATATGGCAAGTATATTAGGCGTTGCAACACAATTGAAAGCCCAAGAGAATGAACTAAATGGTCGAGTGAGAATCATTTTCCAAGCGGCAGAAGAGCTAGGTCATGGAGCTAAAAAAGTAGTAGCTACAGGTGTATTAGACGGTGTAAAAGCAGTTTTAGGTTTCCATAATTATCCAACGATGGACATTGGTGACTTTGCAATTAAAAAAGGTCCTATTACATCTGCAGTAGACCGTTTCGAATTTGATATTAAAGGAAAAGGCGCGCATGCTGCTAAACCAGAACAAGGTAATGACCCAACGGTGGCTTTAGGTCAACTGATTAATAGTTTACAAACGATTGTTAGTAGAAATTTATCTGCATTTGATAATGCCGTTGTTACAATTGGTGAAATTTCATGTGGAAATACATGGAATGTCATTGCGGATCAAGCCTATGTACAAGGTACTGTCCGTTCATTTAAACCTGAGCATAGAGCGTATATCGAACAACGAATGAATGAAATTGCTGATGGTTTAGCACAAACATTTAATTTACAAGTTGATTGCCGATATACACGACTTCCTGGAACAGTGATTAATGATGATGAATTAACTGATATAGCGATAGAAGTAGCAGAAGATGTTGGTTATCATGTATCAATTATGGATTTACCATTAACAATTGGTGAAGACTTTTCTGGTTATACAGAAACGTATCCCGGCGTATTTGCATTCATAGGATCTAATAGTGAGTATGATCTACATCATCCTTTATTTGATCCTGATGAACGTATTTTAGAAAAAGTGCCGACATATTTTGTGACACTCACTAAACGTCTTCTGAATCAATAG